A part of Anser cygnoides isolate HZ-2024a breed goose chromosome 15, Taihu_goose_T2T_genome, whole genome shotgun sequence genomic DNA contains:
- the FLII gene encoding protein flightless-1 homolog — MAATGVLPFVRGVDLSGNDFKGGYFPEHVKAMSSLRWLKLNRTGLCYLPEELAALQKLEHLSVSHNNLTTLHGELSGLPCLRAIVARANSLKNSGVPDDIFQLDDLSVLDLSYNQLTECPRELENAKNMLVLNLGHNSIEAIPNQLFINLTDLLYLDLSNNKLESLPPQMRRLVHLQTLILNDNPLLHAQLRQLPALTALQTLHLRNTQRTQSNLPTSLEGLANLADVDLSCNDLSRVPECLYTLGSLRRLNLSSNQITELSLCIDQWAQLETLNLSRNQLTSLPSAICKLTKLKKLYLNSNKLDFDGIPSGIGKLASLEEFMAANNNLELIPESLCRCTKLRKLVLNKNRLVTLPEAIHFLTDVEVLDVRENPNLVMPPKPADRAAEWYNIDFSLQNQLRLAGASPATVAAAAAGSGTKDPLARKMRLRRRKDSAQDDQAKQVLKGMSDVAQEKNKKIEESGEAKAPDLKTRRWDQGLEKPQLDYSEFFSEDVGQLPGLCVWQIENFVPTLVDEAFHGKFYEADCYIVLKTFLDENGSLNWEIYYWIGQEATLDKKACSAIHAVNLRNYLGAECRSIREEMGDESDEFLQVFDNDISYIEGGTASGFFTVEDTQYVTRLYRVYGKKNVKLEPVALKGTSLDPRFVFLLDHGLDLFVWRGSRATLSSTTKARLFAEKINKNERKGKAEITLLTQGQESPEFWEVLGGQPEEIRPCVPDDFQPHKPKLYKVGLGLGYLELPQINYKLSVEHKKRLKADLLPEMRLLQSLLDTKNVYILDCWSDVFIWIGRKSSRLVRAAALKLSQELCGMLHRPKHAMVTRNLEGTECQVFKSKFKNWDDVLRVDYTRNAETVLQDGGLAGKVRKDAEKKDQMKADLTALFLPRQPPMPLSEAEQLMEEWNEDLDGMEGFVLEGKKFARLPEEEFGHFHTHDCYVFLCRYWVPVEYEEEEEEKKKKSDGKGDEEGEEEDEEKQPEEDFQCIVYFWQGREASNMGWLTFTFSLQKKFESLFPGKLEVVRMTQQQENPKFLSHFKRRFVIHRGKRKEKASPPQPSLYHIRTNGGALCTRCIQINTDAGLLNSEFCFILKVPFESTDNQGIVYTWVGRAADPDEAKLAEDIMNQMFDDSYSKQVINEGEEPENFFWVGIGSQKPYDEDAEYMKHSRLFRCSNEKGYFAVSEKCSDFCQDDLADDDIMLLDNGQEVYMWVGTQTSQVEIKLSLKACQVYIQHMRAKDPARPRKLRLVRKGNEPWPFTRCFHAWSGFRKPPA, encoded by the exons ATGGCGGCCACCGGGGTGCTGCCCTTCGTGCGCGGCGTCGACCTCAGCGGGAACGACTTCAAG GGCGGCTACTTCCCGGAGCACGTGAAGGCGATGAGCAGCCTGCGCTGGCTGAAGCTGAACCGCACGGGGCTCTGCTACCTGCCCGAGGAGCTCGCCGCCCTCcagaagctg GAGCATCTGTCCGTGAGCCACAACAACCTCACCACGCTCCACGGCGAGCTCTCcggcctgccctgcctgcgg GCCATCGTGGCTCGTGCCAACAGCCTGAAGAACTCGGGCGTCCCCGATGACATCTTCCAGCTGGATGACCTCTCGGTGCTG GACCTGAGCTACAACCAGCTGACGGAGTGCCCCCGCGAGCTGGAGAACGCCAAGAACATGCTGGTCCTCAACCTCGGCCACAACAG caTCGAGGCCATCCCCAACCAGCTCTTCATCAACCTAACGGACCTGCTCTACCTCGACCTGAGCAACAACAAGCTGGAGAGCCTCCCGCCGCAGATGCGCCGCCTGGTGCACCTCCAGACCCTCATCCTCAACGACAACCCGCTCCTGCACGCGCAGCTCCG GCAGCTCCCGGCGCTGACGGCCCTGCAGACCCTGCACCTGAGGAACACGCAGCGCACGCAGAGCAACCTGCCCACCAGCCTCGAGGGCCTGGCCAACCTGGCAG ACGTGGACCTGTCCTGCAACGACCTGAGCCGCGTCCCTGAGTGCCTCTAcaccctgggcagcctgcggcGCCTCAACCTGAGCAGCAACCAGATCACGGAGCTGTCCCTCTGCATCGACCAGTGGGCCCAGCTGGAGACCCTCAACCTGTCCCGCAACCAGCTCACCTCCCTGCCC tcTGCCATCTGCAAGCTGACCAAGCTGAAGAAGCTCTACCTGAATTCCAACAAGCTCGACTTCGACGGGATCCCCTCGGGCATCGGCAAGCTCGCCAGCCTGGAGGAGTTCATGGCGGCCAACAACAACCTGGAGCTCATCCCCGAGAGCCTCTGCAG GTGCACGAAGCTGAGGAAGCTGGTGCTGAACAAGAACCGCCTGGTGACGCTGCCGGAGGCCATCCACTTCCTGACGGACGTGGAG GTCCTGGACGTGCGCGAGAACCCCAACCTGGTGATGCCCCCGAAGCCGGCGGACCGGGCAGCGGAGTGGTACAACATCGACTTCTCCCTGCAGAACCAGCTGCGCCTGGCCGGCGCCTCCCCAGCCACCGTCGCGGCCGCCGCCGCAG ggagcgGCACCAAGGACCCCCTGGCCCGCAAGATGCGGCTGCGGCGGCGCAAGGACTCCGCCCAGGACGACCAAGCCAAGCAGGTGCTGAAGGGGATGTCGGACGTGGCGCaggagaagaacaagaagataGAG gaGAGCGGGGAGGCGAAGGCGCCGGACCTGAAGACGCGCCGCTGGGACCAGGGCCTGGAGAAGCCCCAGCTCGACTACTCGGAGTTCTTCAGCGAGGACGTGGGGCAGCTGCCCGGCCTCTGCGTCTGGCAGATCGAGAACTTCGTGCCCACGCTGGTGGACGAGGCTTTCCACGGCAAGTTCTACGAGGCCGACTGCTACATCGTGCTCAAG ACCTTCCTGGATGAGAACGGCTCCCTCAACTGGGAGATCTACTACTGGATCGGGCAGGAGGCCACGCTGGACAAGAAGGCCTGCTCCGCCATCCACGCCGTCAACCTGCGCAACTACCTGGGGGCCGAGTGCCGCAGCATCCGGGAGGAGATGGGCGACGAGAGCGACGAGTTCCTGCAG GTCTTCGACAACGACATCTCCTACATCGAGGGCGGCACGGCCAGCGGCTTCTTCACGGTGGAGGACACGCAGTACGTCACCAG GCTGTACCGCGTCTACGGGAAGAAGAACGTCAAGCTGGAGCCGGTGGCGCTGAAAGGGACGTCGCTGGACCCCCG CTTTGTGTTCCTCCTGGACCACGGCCTCGACCTCTTTGTGTGGCGGGGGAGCCGGGCCACGCTCAGCAGCACCACCAAGGCCAG gctcttCGCCGAGAAGATCAACAAGAACGAGCGCAAGGGCAAGGCGGAGATCACGCTGCTCACCCAGGGCCAGGAGAGCCCCGAAttctgggaggtgctgggggggcagcccGAGGAGATCCGGCCCTGCGTCCCCGACGACTTCCAGCCCCACAAGCCCAAGCTGTACAAG GtgggcctggggctgggctACCTGGAGCTGCCCCAGATCAACTACAAGCTGTCGGTGGAGCACAAGAAGAGGCTGAAGGCCGACCTGCTGCCGGAGATGCGCCTG ctgcagagcctgctggaCACCAAGAACGTGTACATCCTGGACTGCTGGTCCGACGTCTTCATCTGGATCGGGAGGAAGTCGTCGCGGCTGGtgcgggcggcggcgctgaAGCTGAGCCAGGAGCTGTGCGGCATGCTGCACCGGCCCAAGCACGCCATGGTCACCCGCAACCTGGAGGGCACCGAGTGCCAG GTGTTCAAGTCCAAGTTCAAGAACTGGGACGACGTCCTGCGCGTGGACTACACCCGCAACGCCGAGACGGTGCTGCAGGACGGCGGCCTCGCCGGCAAGGTCCGCAAGGACGCCGAGAAGAAGGACCAGATGAAGGCCGACCTCACGGCGCTCTTCctgccccgccagccccccATGCCCCTGAGCGAG GCGGAGCAGCTGATGGAGGAGTGGAACGAGGACCTGGACGGCATGGAGGGCTTCGTGCTGGAGGGCAAGAAATTCGCGCGCCTGCCCGAGGAGGAGTTCGGCCACTTCCACACCCACGACTGCTACGTCTTCCTCTGCAG GTACTGGGTGCCGGTGGAgtacgaggaggaggaggaggagaagaagaagaagagcgACGGCAAAGGGGATGaggagggcgaggaggaggacgaggagaaGCAGCCCGAGGAAGACTTCCAGTGCATCGTCTACTTCTGGCAGGGCCGCGAGGCCTCCAACATGGGCTGGCTCACCTTCAccttcagcctgcagaagaagTTCGAGAGCCTCTTCCCCGGCAAGCTGGAG GTGGTGCGCATGACGCAGCAGCAGGAGAACCCCAAGTTCCTCTCGCACTTCAAGCGGAGGTTCGTCATCCACCGGGgcaagaggaaggagaaggccaGCCCGCCGCAGCCCAGCCTCTACCACATCCGCACCAACGGCGGGGCCCTCTGCACCAG GTGCATCCAGATCAACACGGACGCCGGGCTGCTCAACTCCGAGTTCTGCTTCATCCTCAAG gtCCCCTTTGAGAGCACGGACAACCAGGGCATCGTCTACACCTGGGTGGGCCGCGCAGCCGACCCCGACGAGGCCAAGCTGGCCGAGGACATCATGAACCAAATGTTCGATGACTCCTACAGCAAGCAG GTGATCAACGAGGGAGAGGAGCCCGAAAACTTCTTCTGGGTGGGCATCGGGAGCCAGAAGCCCTACGATGAAGATGCCGAATACATGAAGCACTCCCGGCTCTTCAG GTGCTCCAACGAGAAGGGCTATTTCGCCGTGTCCGAGAAGTGCTCCGACTTCTGCCAGGACGACCTGGCCGACGACGACATCATGCTGCTGGACAACGGGCAGGAG GTCTACATGTGGGTGGGCACCCAGACCAGCCAGGTGGAGATCAAGCTGAGCCTCAAAGCCTGCCAG GTCTACATCCAGCACATGCGCGCCAAGGACCCCGCGCGGCCCCGCAAGCTGCGGCTGGTGCGGAAAGGCAACGAGCCCTGGCCCTTCACCCGCTGCTTCCACGCCTGGAGCGGCTTCCGCAAGCCGCCCGCCtaa